The Triticum dicoccoides isolate Atlit2015 ecotype Zavitan chromosome 6A, WEW_v2.0, whole genome shotgun sequence genome has a window encoding:
- the LOC119316916 gene encoding uncharacterized protein LOC119316916, whose protein sequence is MASPSPSFLLQLVRYVSSLPSQFMGATARALPAASREGAGGAIRPSFAAPAPQRPGAPAEGAGGQGGIIHEASPIQLEQMHVAARAAPPMQGAGGNRTHPPMAGLMGPQRPGEPKEGAGGRGGIIHAASS, encoded by the coding sequence ATGGCGTCGCCTTCACCTTCTTTCCTCCTCCAGCTGGTCCGGTATGTGTCGTCCCTCCCGAGCCAGTTCATGGGGGCGACGGCGAGGGCGCTCCCTGCAGCCTCGAGGGAAGGCGCCGGTGGGGCGATCCGTCCGTCattcgccgcccccgcgccgcagCGGCCTGGCGCGCCGGCtgagggcgccggcggccagggTGGGATCATCCATGAGGCTTCTCCCATCCAGCTAGAGCAGATGCATGTGGCGGCAAGGGCGGCGCCTCCGATGCAAGGCGCTGGCGGCAACAGGACCCATCCACCCATGGCCGGACTTATGGGGCCACAGCGGCCCGGGGAGCCAAAAGAAGGCGCCGGCGGCCGCGGCGGGATCATCCATGCGGCTTCCTCTTGA